A part of Pseudomonas sp. HR96 genomic DNA contains:
- the acs gene encoding acetate--CoA ligase, whose translation MLDISAYPVADKVSLAAVPSEVDYQRLYRQSIDDPQTFWAEQAHACLEWTRPWTQVHRFDPASGQASWFQGGQLNASHNCIDRHLAERAEQAALLWEGDDPEESLTVTYRQLHRHVCRLANVLKARGVGKGHRVCIYMPMVPEAVYAILACSRLGAVHSVVFGGFSADALRDRILDADCHTVITADESVRAGKHVGLKHHVDQALLACPQVSTVLVVERTGGRINWVAGRDYWYHEAIRLAPEDCPAEPMQAEDPLFILYTSGSTGKPKGVVHSTGGYLLQTALSFKTVFDYRPGEVFWCTADIGWITGQSYIVYGPLANGATTLIYEGVPDHPSAERYWQIVDKRQVNILYTAPTVLRALMREGPRFLQETARTSLRLLGSVGEPINSEAWEWYFNAVGQQRCPIVDTWWQTETGAIMLSPRVAARQLKPGCAMQPCYGVQPVLLNEQGEEIHGPGTGILVLKGSWPAQLRTIHGNPQRMTETYYQPYPGYYFTGDGARRDEDGDLWITGRIDDVINVSAQRIGTAEIESALLLHPNIAEAAVVGCPHPLKGQAIYAYVTPMSGVTADEDLHQELLTLVSQEIGRFARPEWLQFTSTLPKTRSGKIMRRILRKIASNELDSLGDTSTLADPDVVRELIEERLNR comes from the coding sequence ATGCTCGATATCAGCGCCTACCCCGTCGCGGACAAGGTCAGCCTTGCAGCCGTGCCGAGCGAAGTCGACTACCAGCGCTTGTATCGCCAGTCCATCGATGACCCGCAGACCTTCTGGGCCGAACAGGCGCACGCGTGCCTGGAATGGACCCGCCCCTGGACCCAGGTACACCGATTCGACCCTGCCAGCGGCCAGGCCAGCTGGTTTCAGGGTGGCCAACTCAACGCCAGCCACAACTGCATCGACCGCCACCTGGCCGAGCGCGCCGAGCAGGCCGCCCTCCTCTGGGAAGGCGACGACCCTGAAGAATCGCTGACCGTCACCTATCGGCAACTGCACCGGCACGTCTGCCGCCTGGCCAACGTGCTCAAGGCCCGTGGTGTCGGCAAGGGCCATCGGGTGTGCATCTACATGCCGATGGTGCCCGAGGCGGTGTACGCGATTCTTGCCTGCAGCCGCCTGGGTGCCGTGCATTCGGTGGTGTTCGGCGGGTTTTCCGCTGATGCCCTGCGCGACCGCATCCTCGACGCCGATTGCCACACCGTGATCACCGCCGACGAGTCGGTGCGCGCCGGCAAGCACGTCGGTCTCAAGCACCATGTCGACCAAGCCCTGCTGGCCTGCCCGCAGGTCTCCACAGTGCTGGTGGTGGAGCGCACCGGCGGGCGCATCAACTGGGTGGCCGGGCGCGACTACTGGTACCACGAAGCGATCCGCCTGGCCCCGGAGGACTGCCCGGCCGAGCCGATGCAGGCCGAGGACCCGCTGTTCATCCTGTACACCTCCGGCAGCACCGGCAAACCCAAGGGCGTGGTGCACAGTACCGGCGGCTACCTGCTGCAGACCGCGCTGAGCTTCAAGACGGTGTTCGACTACCGGCCCGGCGAGGTGTTCTGGTGCACCGCCGACATCGGCTGGATCACCGGCCAGAGCTATATCGTCTACGGGCCCCTGGCCAACGGCGCCACCACCTTGATCTACGAGGGAGTGCCCGACCATCCCAGCGCCGAGCGCTACTGGCAGATCGTCGACAAGCGCCAGGTCAATATCCTCTACACCGCCCCCACCGTGCTGCGCGCCTTGATGCGCGAAGGCCCGCGCTTTCTTCAGGAGACCGCGCGGACCAGCCTGCGGCTGCTCGGCAGCGTTGGCGAACCGATCAACTCCGAAGCCTGGGAGTGGTATTTCAACGCCGTCGGCCAGCAGCGCTGCCCCATCGTCGACACCTGGTGGCAGACCGAAACCGGCGCCATCATGCTCAGCCCGCGCGTGGCCGCCCGCCAGCTCAAGCCGGGTTGCGCCATGCAGCCGTGCTACGGCGTGCAACCGGTCCTGCTGAACGAGCAGGGCGAAGAAATCCACGGCCCGGGCACCGGCATACTGGTGCTCAAGGGCAGTTGGCCGGCGCAACTGCGGACCATTCACGGCAACCCGCAGCGCATGACCGAAACCTACTACCAACCCTACCCCGGCTACTACTTCACCGGCGACGGCGCGCGCCGCGACGAGGATGGCGACCTGTGGATCACCGGGCGTATCGACGACGTGATCAACGTCTCGGCGCAACGCATCGGCACCGCCGAGATCGAAAGCGCCCTGCTGCTGCATCCCAATATCGCCGAGGCGGCGGTAGTGGGCTGTCCGCACCCGCTCAAGGGCCAGGCCATCTACGCGTACGTGACACCCATGAGCGGGGTGACTGCCGACGAGGACCTGCATCAGGAGCTGCTGACCCTGGTCAGCCAGGAGATCGGCCGCTTCGCCCGCCCCGAATGGCTGCAATTCACCAGCACCTTGCCAAAAACCCGCTCGGGTAAGATCATGCGGCGTATCTTGCGCAAGATCGCCAGCAACGAACTGGACAGCCTCGGCGATACCTCGACCCTG
- a CDS encoding sigma-54 dependent transcriptional regulator has product MPHILIVEDETIIRSALRRLLERNQYQVSEAGSVQEAQERFTIPSFDLIVSDLRLPGAPGTELINLGQGTPVLIMTSYASLRSAVDSMKMGAVDYIAKPFDHDEMLQAVARILRDRQSTPSVAGERPTGKALADKSLSAGANGEIGIIGSCPPMLDLYSKIRKVAPTDSNVLVQGESGTGKELVARALHNLSKRAKAPMISVNCAAIPESLIESELFGHEKGAFTGASAGRAGLVEAADGGTLFLDEIGELPLEAQARLLRVLQEGEIRRVGSVQSQKVDVRLIAATHRDLKSLAKVGQFREDLYYRLHVIALKLPALRERGADVNEIANAFLARQSARLGRTDLRFAADAEQAIRHYSWPGNVRELENAVERSVILSETAQISAELLGIDIELGDLDDNPFANLPSQQVHNSATPGQEPTEDLSLEDYFQHFVLEHQDHMTETELARKLGVSRKCLWERRQRLGIPRRKAGVASES; this is encoded by the coding sequence ATGCCTCATATTCTGATCGTCGAAGACGAAACCATCATTCGCTCTGCCCTGCGCCGCCTGCTCGAGCGCAACCAGTACCAGGTCAGCGAAGCCGGTTCAGTGCAGGAAGCACAGGAACGTTTCACCATCCCCTCGTTCGACCTGATCGTCAGCGACCTGCGTCTGCCTGGCGCCCCCGGTACCGAGCTGATCAACCTCGGCCAGGGCACCCCGGTGCTGATCATGACCAGCTACGCCAGCCTGCGCTCGGCGGTCGACTCGATGAAGATGGGCGCGGTGGACTACATCGCCAAGCCCTTCGACCATGACGAGATGCTGCAGGCCGTGGCGCGCATCCTGCGCGACCGGCAGAGCACGCCGAGCGTGGCCGGCGAGCGCCCCACCGGCAAGGCCCTTGCCGACAAGAGCCTGAGCGCCGGTGCCAATGGCGAGATCGGCATCATTGGCTCGTGCCCGCCGATGCTCGACCTGTACAGCAAGATCCGCAAGGTCGCACCCACCGACTCCAACGTGCTGGTGCAGGGCGAATCCGGCACCGGCAAGGAGCTGGTGGCCCGCGCCCTGCACAACCTGTCCAAGCGCGCCAAGGCGCCGATGATCTCGGTCAACTGCGCGGCCATTCCCGAGTCGCTGATCGAGTCCGAGCTGTTCGGCCACGAAAAGGGCGCGTTCACCGGCGCCAGCGCCGGCCGTGCCGGGCTGGTGGAGGCGGCCGATGGCGGTACGCTGTTTCTCGATGAAATCGGCGAGTTGCCGCTCGAAGCCCAGGCACGCCTGCTGCGGGTGTTGCAGGAAGGCGAGATTCGCCGGGTCGGTTCGGTGCAGTCGCAGAAAGTCGACGTACGCCTGATCGCGGCCACCCACCGTGACCTCAAGAGCCTGGCCAAGGTCGGGCAGTTCCGCGAAGACCTGTATTACCGCCTGCACGTCATCGCCCTGAAACTGCCGGCCCTGCGCGAGCGTGGCGCCGACGTCAATGAAATCGCCAACGCCTTCCTGGCCCGCCAGAGCGCGCGCCTGGGGCGCACCGACCTGCGCTTCGCCGCCGATGCCGAGCAAGCCATCCGCCACTACTCATGGCCTGGCAATGTCCGCGAGCTGGAGAACGCCGTCGAGCGTTCGGTGATCCTCAGCGAGACGGCGCAGATATCCGCCGAGCTGCTGGGCATCGACATCGAACTGGGCGACCTGGACGACAATCCTTTCGCCAACCTGCCCTCGCAGCAGGTACACAATTCGGCGACGCCGGGGCAGGAGCCAACCGAAGACCTGTCCCTGGAGGACTACTTCCAGCACTTCGTGCTCGAGCATCAGGACCACATGACCGAGACCGAACTGGCGCGCAAATTAGGCGTGAGCCGCAAGTGTCTGTGGGAACGTCGCCAGCGCCTGGGCATACCGCGACGCAAGGCGGGCGTGGCCAGCGAAAGCTGA
- the folK gene encoding 2-amino-4-hydroxy-6-hydroxymethyldihydropteridine diphosphokinase has translation MSERVFVGLGSNLAEPAEQLRQAFAALGQLPATRLAATSALYGSDSLLAGQPRYTNAVAELHTELAPLALLDALQGIENDQGRVRLERWGPRTLDLDIILFGERLIDEPRLKVPHYHLQARAFVLYPLAELVDEGFVLADGRALAHLLAECPLNGLQRLQA, from the coding sequence ATGAGCGAACGAGTCTTCGTCGGCCTGGGCAGCAACCTGGCCGAACCTGCCGAGCAACTGCGCCAGGCGTTCGCCGCTCTGGGGCAGTTGCCGGCCACGCGCCTGGCCGCCACCTCGGCGCTGTACGGCAGCGACTCGTTGCTGGCCGGTCAGCCGCGCTACACCAACGCGGTGGCCGAGTTGCACACCGAGCTGGCGCCGCTGGCCCTGCTCGACGCCCTGCAAGGCATCGAGAACGATCAGGGCCGCGTGCGCCTGGAGCGCTGGGGCCCGCGCACCCTGGACCTGGACATCATTCTGTTCGGTGAGCGGCTGATCGACGAGCCGCGCCTCAAGGTGCCGCACTACCACCTGCAGGCGCGGGCCTTCGTGCTGTATCCGCTGGCGGAGTTGGTGGACGAGGGGTTTGTCCTGGCGGACGGGCGGGCCCTGGCGCATCTGCTGGCCGAATGTCCATTGAACGGGCTGCAGCGGCTGCAGGCCTAG
- the panB gene encoding 3-methyl-2-oxobutanoate hydroxymethyltransferase encodes MPDITLTTLQSLKARGEKITMLTCYDATFAHAVSQAGVEVLLVGDSLGMVLQGHDSTLPVSNDDMAYHVACVKRGNRGALIAADLPFMAYATVEQALRNSAQLMQAGAHLVKLEGAAWLGETVSQLTQRGIPVCVHLGLTPQSVNVLGGYKVQGRQEQQARQLRDDAVALEAAGAAMLLLECVPSALAAEITQAVSIPVIGIGAGSATDGQVLVLHDMLGLSLSGHVPRFVKNFMAGQADIPNALAAYVKAVKEVSFPAIEHGFNA; translated from the coding sequence ATGCCTGATATAACCCTGACCACCCTGCAAAGCCTCAAGGCACGCGGGGAGAAAATCACCATGCTGACCTGCTACGACGCGACCTTCGCGCACGCCGTCAGCCAGGCCGGGGTCGAAGTGCTGCTGGTGGGCGATTCGCTGGGCATGGTGCTGCAGGGTCATGACAGCACCCTGCCGGTGAGCAACGACGACATGGCCTACCACGTAGCCTGCGTCAAGCGCGGCAACCGTGGTGCCCTGATCGCCGCCGACCTGCCCTTCATGGCCTATGCCACGGTCGAGCAGGCGCTGCGCAACAGCGCCCAGCTGATGCAGGCCGGCGCGCACCTGGTCAAGCTCGAAGGCGCCGCCTGGCTGGGCGAGACCGTCAGCCAACTGACCCAACGCGGTATTCCAGTGTGCGTGCACCTGGGCCTGACCCCGCAGTCGGTCAATGTGCTGGGCGGCTACAAGGTGCAAGGCCGCCAGGAGCAGCAGGCGCGTCAGCTGCGCGATGACGCCGTGGCGCTGGAAGCCGCCGGCGCTGCCATGCTGCTGCTCGAATGCGTGCCCAGCGCGCTGGCGGCCGAGATCACCCAGGCGGTGAGCATCCCGGTGATCGGCATCGGCGCCGGCAGTGCTACCGACGGCCAGGTGCTGGTGCTGCACGACATGCTCGGCCTGTCCCTGAGCGGCCATGTGCCCAGGTTCGTGAAGAACTTCATGGCCGGCCAGGCCGATATCCCCAACGCCCTGGCGGCCTACGTCAAGGCCGTGAAAGAGGTCAGCTTCCCCGCCATCGAACACGGATTCAACGCATGA
- the panC gene encoding pantoate--beta-alanine ligase, producing the protein MNTVKTIRELRSAVARARSQGKRIGFVPTMGNLHAGHVALVTKAAQQADFVVASIFVNPLQFGPSEDLDKYPRTLAADQEKLLQAGCNLLFAPGVDEMYPDGMSAQTLVSVPRVSQGLCGASRPGHFDGVATVVSKLFNMVQPDLAVFGQKDYQQLAVIRAVVRDLNMPIKIIGEPTVRDSHGLALSSRNGYLNPEQLAVAPVLYRTLKAVADAIRGGERDYPQLLARYAEQIRAAGLLPEYLEIRHAHDLRPATELDRDLVILVAAALGKTRLIDNLHLELDA; encoded by the coding sequence ATGAACACGGTCAAGACCATTCGCGAACTGCGCTCGGCCGTCGCCCGTGCGCGCAGCCAGGGCAAACGCATCGGCTTCGTGCCGACCATGGGCAACCTGCACGCCGGCCATGTGGCGCTGGTGACCAAGGCGGCGCAACAGGCCGACTTCGTGGTCGCCAGTATCTTCGTCAACCCGCTGCAGTTCGGCCCCAGCGAAGACCTCGACAAGTACCCGCGCACCCTGGCCGCTGACCAGGAAAAACTGCTGCAGGCCGGCTGCAACCTGCTGTTCGCCCCTGGCGTTGATGAAATGTACCCCGACGGCATGAGCGCGCAGACCCTGGTCAGCGTGCCCCGCGTTTCCCAGGGCCTGTGCGGCGCCAGCCGACCCGGGCATTTCGATGGCGTGGCGACGGTGGTCAGCAAGCTGTTCAACATGGTCCAGCCGGACCTCGCCGTGTTCGGCCAGAAGGACTACCAGCAGCTGGCGGTGATCCGCGCCGTGGTGCGCGACCTCAACATGCCGATCAAGATCATCGGCGAACCCACGGTGCGCGACAGCCACGGCCTGGCCCTGTCGTCGCGCAACGGCTACCTCAACCCCGAACAGCTGGCTGTGGCACCGGTGTTGTACCGCACCCTGAAGGCGGTGGCCGACGCCATTCGTGGCGGCGAGCGCGACTACCCGCAGCTGTTGGCGCGGTACGCCGAGCAGATCCGCGCCGCGGGCCTACTGCCCGAGTATCTGGAAATTCGTCACGCCCACGACCTGCGCCCGGCCACCGAGCTGGATCGCGACCTGGTGATCCTGGTCGCCGCAGCGCTGGGCAAGACCCGTCTGATCGACAACCTGCACCTGGAGCTGGACGCCTGA
- a CDS encoding polynucleotide adenylyltransferase PcnB, translated as MLKKLFQSLRTPVHVTHHVRTTPEVLTSSQHSLQRGQFSRHAVGIVERLQGAGYQAYLVGGCVRDLLLGITPKDFDVATSATPEQIRAEFRNARVIGRRFKLVHVHFGREIIEVATFRANHPQDEEENSNHSSRNESGRILRDNVYGTLEDDAQRRDFTINALYYDPVSERILDYANGVHDIRNRLMRLIGDPQQRYQEDPVRMLRAVRFTAKLDFGIEKHSAAPIRELAPLLREIPSARLFEEVLKLFLGGNAADTFEMLVDLQLFDALFPASAEALEQRPTYTHTLISQALINTDLRIKQGKPVTPAFLFAALLWPALPARVLRLQAKGMPPIPAMQEGAHELIAEQCQRIAIPKRFTIPIREIWDMQERLPRRSGKRADLLLDNPRFRAGYDFLLLRESAGEETDGLGEWWTDYQDGNDSERRQMIKDLGSREDAPGVARKRKRSPAKRKRADGEPDLFE; from the coding sequence ATGCTGAAGAAGCTGTTCCAGTCACTCCGTACTCCTGTGCACGTGACGCACCATGTGCGCACCACGCCTGAAGTCCTCACCAGCAGCCAACACTCGCTGCAGCGCGGCCAGTTCAGTCGCCATGCCGTGGGCATCGTCGAGCGCCTGCAAGGTGCCGGCTACCAGGCCTACCTGGTCGGCGGCTGCGTGCGCGACCTGCTGCTGGGCATCACGCCCAAGGACTTCGACGTCGCCACCAGCGCCACCCCCGAGCAGATCCGCGCCGAGTTTCGCAACGCGCGAGTGATCGGTCGGCGCTTCAAGCTGGTCCACGTGCATTTCGGTCGCGAAATCATCGAGGTCGCCACCTTCCGCGCCAATCATCCCCAGGATGAAGAGGAAAACAGCAACCACTCCTCGCGCAACGAGAGCGGTCGCATCCTGCGCGACAACGTCTACGGCACCCTTGAAGACGACGCCCAGCGCCGCGACTTCACCATCAACGCGCTGTACTACGACCCGGTCAGCGAGCGCATCCTCGATTACGCCAATGGCGTGCACGACATCCGCAACCGCCTGATGCGCCTGATCGGCGATCCCCAGCAGCGCTATCAGGAAGACCCGGTGCGCATGCTGCGGGCGGTGCGCTTCACCGCCAAGCTGGATTTCGGCATCGAGAAACACAGCGCCGCACCGATCCGCGAACTGGCGCCGCTGCTGCGCGAGATCCCCTCGGCCCGGTTGTTCGAGGAAGTGCTCAAGCTGTTCCTCGGTGGTAACGCCGCCGACACCTTCGAGATGCTGGTCGACCTGCAGCTGTTCGATGCGCTGTTCCCGGCCAGTGCCGAGGCCCTCGAGCAACGGCCGACCTACACCCACACGCTGATCAGCCAGGCCTTGATCAACACCGACCTGCGCATCAAGCAGGGCAAGCCGGTGACCCCGGCCTTCCTGTTTGCCGCCCTGCTCTGGCCTGCCTTGCCGGCCCGCGTGCTGCGTCTGCAGGCCAAGGGCATGCCGCCGATCCCGGCCATGCAGGAAGGTGCTCACGAGCTGATCGCCGAGCAATGCCAGCGCATCGCCATTCCCAAGCGTTTCACCATCCCGATCCGCGAGATCTGGGACATGCAGGAGCGCCTGCCACGGCGCAGCGGCAAGCGTGCCGACCTGTTGCTCGACAACCCACGCTTTCGCGCCGGCTACGACTTCCTGCTGCTGCGTGAAAGCGCCGGCGAGGAGACCGACGGCCTGGGTGAATGGTGGACCGACTACCAGGACGGCAACGACAGCGAACGCCGGCAGATGATCAAGGACCTCGGTTCGCGTGAAGACGCCCCGGGCGTGGCGCGCAAACGCAAGCGCAGCCCGGCCAAGCGCAAGCGCGCCGACGGCGAGCCGGACCTGTTCGAATAA
- the pgi gene encoding glucose-6-phosphate isomerase has product MAYYRNPPDVTTLPAWQALVEHREAMQDFSMRDAFNANPDRFQQFSLKTCGLFLDYSKNLINDETRDLLVQLAREVDLEQAIKAMFAGEILNASENRPVLHTALRRPVGDKLKVNGVDVMPEVHKVLNQITELVGRVHDGLWRGYTEKPITDVVNIGIGGSFLGPELVSEALLPYAQKGVRCHYLANIDGSEFHELSAKLQAETTLFIVSSKSFSTLETLKNAQAARGWYLAQGGSEAELYRHFIAVSSNNAAAVAFGIREENIFPMWDWVGGRYSLWSAIGLPIAMSIGMANFKELLSGAYVMDQHFQTTPFEKNMPVLLALLGVWYGNFWNSHSHAILPYDHYLRNITKHLQQLDMESNGKSVRQDGTPVTTDTGPVIWGGVGCNGQHAYHQLLHQGTQMIPADFIVPVVSFNPVADHHQWLFANCLSQSQALMLGKSRSEAEAELRDRGMAEDDVQKLAPHKVIPGNRPSNTLVVERISPRRLGALVAMYEHKVFVQGVVWGINSFDQWGVELGKELGKGVYQRLTGGIEEPAEDASTQGLIKFFRSHHRG; this is encoded by the coding sequence ATGGCGTACTACCGTAATCCTCCTGATGTCACCACCCTGCCCGCCTGGCAGGCTCTCGTCGAGCACCGTGAAGCCATGCAGGACTTCAGCATGCGCGATGCTTTCAATGCCAACCCGGACCGCTTCCAGCAATTCTCGCTGAAGACCTGCGGCCTTTTCCTTGATTACTCGAAGAACCTGATCAACGACGAAACCCGCGACCTGCTGGTGCAGCTGGCCCGCGAAGTCGACCTCGAGCAGGCGATCAAGGCCATGTTCGCCGGCGAGATCCTCAACGCCTCGGAAAACCGTCCGGTGCTGCACACCGCCCTGCGCCGCCCGGTGGGCGACAAGCTCAAGGTCAACGGCGTCGACGTGATGCCCGAAGTGCACAAGGTGCTCAACCAGATCACCGAACTGGTCGGCCGCGTGCATGACGGCCTGTGGCGCGGCTACACCGAAAAGCCGATCACCGACGTGGTCAACATCGGCATCGGTGGCTCGTTCCTCGGCCCGGAACTGGTCTCCGAAGCCCTGCTGCCGTATGCGCAGAAAGGCGTGCGTTGCCACTACCTGGCGAACATCGACGGCAGCGAGTTTCACGAGCTGTCGGCCAAGCTGCAGGCTGAAACCACCCTGTTCATCGTGTCTTCGAAGTCGTTCAGCACGCTGGAAACCCTGAAGAACGCCCAGGCGGCGCGCGGCTGGTACCTGGCCCAGGGCGGTTCGGAGGCCGAGCTGTACCGTCACTTCATCGCCGTTTCGAGCAACAACGCGGCGGCGGTAGCTTTCGGTATCCGCGAAGAAAACATCTTCCCGATGTGGGACTGGGTCGGCGGCCGCTACTCGCTGTGGTCGGCCATCGGTCTGCCGATCGCCATGTCCATCGGCATGGCCAACTTCAAGGAACTGCTGTCCGGCGCCTACGTCATGGACCAGCACTTCCAGACCACACCGTTCGAAAAGAACATGCCGGTGCTGCTGGCACTGCTGGGCGTGTGGTACGGCAACTTCTGGAATTCGCACTCCCACGCGATCCTGCCGTACGACCACTACCTGCGTAACATCACCAAGCATTTGCAGCAGCTGGACATGGAATCCAACGGCAAGAGCGTGCGCCAGGACGGCACCCCGGTGACCACCGACACCGGTCCGGTGATCTGGGGCGGCGTCGGCTGCAATGGCCAGCACGCCTACCACCAGCTGCTGCACCAGGGCACCCAGATGATCCCGGCCGACTTCATCGTGCCGGTGGTCAGCTTCAACCCGGTGGCCGACCATCACCAGTGGCTGTTCGCCAACTGCCTGTCGCAGAGCCAGGCACTGATGCTCGGCAAGAGCCGCAGCGAAGCCGAAGCCGAGCTGCGTGACCGCGGCATGGCCGAAGACGACGTGCAGAAACTGGCGCCACACAAGGTCATCCCCGGCAACCGCCCGAGCAACACCCTGGTGGTCGAACGCATCAGCCCACGCCGCCTTGGCGCACTGGTGGCCATGTATGAACACAAGGTGTTCGTGCAGGGCGTGGTCTGGGGGATCAACTCCTTCGACCAGTGGGGCGTGGAGCTGGGCAAGGAGCTCGGCAAGGGCGTCTACCAGCGTCTGACCGGCGGCATCGAAGAGCCGGCCGAAGACGCGTCCACCCAGGGCCTGATCAAGTTCTTCCGCAGCCACCACCGCGGCTGA